One segment of Cohaesibacter intestini DNA contains the following:
- the accD gene encoding acetyl-CoA carboxylase, carboxyltransferase subunit beta: MNWINTVVRPKIRSILNRREAPENLWIKCPVTGEMVFHRDLENNQFVVPNSEFHMRLNATQRFGFLFDDGDYSLLELPEASMDPLKFRDTKRYVDRMRDARAKTGKQDSVSVAQGTVEGLLLTAAVQDFTFLGGSLGMAAGEALITGMLRAVEDKTPFVLFTASGGARMQEGILSLMQMPRTTVAVQALREAGLPYILVLTDPTTGGVTASYAMLGDIHLAEPGALIGFAGQRVIEQTIREKLPEGFQRAEYLKEHGMVDMVVHRHDLPSTIARLCRFFTNTDTPEPKEAPVPMADLVEEAPVEAVEEAPVAAQAADPAETVAAEDEPKATDEAAEETANNKG, translated from the coding sequence GTGAACTGGATTAACACTGTCGTCAGACCGAAAATTCGCTCGATTTTGAACCGGCGGGAAGCACCGGAAAATCTCTGGATCAAATGCCCGGTCACCGGAGAAATGGTGTTCCATCGGGATTTGGAAAACAATCAGTTCGTCGTGCCGAACTCTGAATTCCACATGCGGCTGAATGCAACCCAGCGCTTCGGCTTCCTGTTTGATGATGGCGACTATAGCCTGCTGGAGTTGCCAGAAGCGTCGATGGATCCGCTGAAGTTCCGCGACACCAAGCGCTATGTCGACCGCATGCGCGATGCGCGCGCCAAAACGGGCAAGCAGGATTCGGTCTCTGTCGCGCAAGGCACGGTCGAGGGCCTGTTGCTCACCGCCGCCGTGCAGGATTTCACCTTCCTTGGCGGTTCCCTTGGCATGGCCGCCGGTGAAGCCTTGATCACCGGTATGCTGCGTGCCGTCGAAGACAAAACGCCTTTCGTTCTGTTCACCGCTTCTGGTGGTGCACGCATGCAGGAGGGCATTCTCTCGCTGATGCAGATGCCGCGCACGACCGTCGCCGTTCAGGCTTTGCGCGAAGCAGGATTGCCTTACATTCTGGTCCTGACCGATCCGACGACCGGTGGCGTGACTGCTTCTTACGCGATGCTTGGTGACATTCATCTGGCCGAGCCGGGGGCTTTGATCGGTTTTGCCGGTCAGCGCGTGATCGAACAGACGATCCGCGAAAAACTGCCAGAAGGCTTCCAGCGTGCCGAATATCTCAAGGAGCATGGCATGGTCGACATGGTTGTCCATCGTCATGATCTGCCAAGCACCATTGCCCGCCTGTGCCGCTTCTTCACCAACACCGACACCCCAGAGCCCAAAGAGGCCCCCGTGCCCATGGCTGATCTCGTTGAAGAAGCCCCGGTCGAGGCAGTTGAAGAAGCCCCGGTCGCTGCACAGGCCGCTGATCCAGCAGAGACGGTTGCCGCTGAGGACGAGCCAAAGGCAACTGACGAGGCTGCGGAAGAAACAGCCAACAACAAGGGCTAA
- the trpA gene encoding tryptophan synthase subunit alpha — protein sequence MEKTRIDTRFAACKAENRPALVGFITAGDPDLDTSLALLKALPKAGIDVIELGMPFSDPMAEGVPIQLATQRALAGGHTMEKTLQMVRDFRKEDNDTPIILMGYYNPIYIWGPEKFVADAKAAGVDGLIVVDLPPEHDDELCLPARDGGLNFIRLATPTTDDARLPKVLQNTSGFVYYVSVTGITGTGALDADKVAVAVKQIKGHTDLPVAVGFGVKTPEQASAVGATADGVVVGSVLVNAIRESLDDNGKATATTVSAVTDIVAGLAKGCADARS from the coding sequence ATGGAAAAAACTCGTATCGATACCCGCTTTGCTGCCTGCAAGGCCGAAAATCGTCCCGCTCTGGTCGGCTTCATCACCGCCGGGGATCCGGATCTCGACACCTCGCTGGCCCTGTTGAAGGCCTTGCCAAAGGCTGGCATTGACGTGATCGAGTTGGGCATGCCTTTCTCCGATCCGATGGCTGAGGGCGTGCCGATCCAGCTCGCCACCCAGCGCGCGCTGGCCGGTGGTCACACGATGGAAAAGACCTTGCAGATGGTGCGGGATTTCCGCAAGGAAGACAACGACACCCCGATCATCCTGATGGGTTATTACAATCCCATCTATATTTGGGGACCGGAAAAGTTCGTCGCTGATGCCAAGGCTGCGGGCGTCGATGGCCTGATCGTCGTTGATCTGCCACCTGAGCATGACGACGAGCTGTGCCTTCCGGCCCGTGATGGCGGCCTCAACTTCATCCGTCTGGCAACGCCCACCACCGATGATGCCCGCCTGCCCAAAGTGCTGCAGAACACCTCCGGCTTTGTCTATTATGTTTCGGTCACCGGTATCACCGGCACCGGCGCACTGGATGCCGACAAAGTGGCGGTTGCGGTCAAGCAGATCAAAGGCCATACCGATCTGCCCGTTGCCGTCGGTTTTGGTGTGAAAACCCCAGAGCAAGCCTCTGCTGTCGGCGCGACCGCTGACGGGGTTGTGGTCGGCTCGGTGCTGGTCAATGCCATTCGCGAAAGCCTCGATGACAATGGCAAAGCCACTGCCACCACCGTTAGCGCTGTAACGGACATTGTTGCAGGCCTTGCCAAGGGCTGCGCTGACGCCAGAAGCTGA
- the trpB gene encoding tryptophan synthase subunit beta — MTDTSTLPNSRFQGPDERGFFGIYGGQFVSETLMPLILSLEKAYNEAMADPAFHAELADLHKHYVGRQSPLYYAERLTEELGGAKIYLKREELNHTGSHKINNCLGQILLAKRMGKTRIIAETGAGQHGVATATVCARFGFPCEVYMGATDVERQAPNVFRMELLGGKVNPVTAGAGTLKDAMNEALRDWVTNVDNTYYIIGTAAGPHPYPRLVRDFQSIIGQEVKEQMQAAEGRLPDMLVACLGGGSNAIGMFHPFLEDEGVQIVGVEAAGHGLDTEAHCASLNAGKPGVLHGNRTYLLQDDDGQILEGHSISAGLDYPGIGPEHSYLRDSGRVDYVSASDKEALDAFQLLCRTEGIIPALESSHAIAEVIKRAPSMDKDQIIVVNLSGRGDKDVNTVSKHLGLGSISE; from the coding sequence ATGACAGATACATCGACCCTGCCAAACTCCCGCTTTCAGGGACCGGACGAGCGCGGCTTTTTCGGGATCTATGGCGGCCAGTTTGTCTCCGAAACCCTGATGCCGCTGATCCTCTCGCTCGAGAAGGCCTATAATGAAGCCATGGCCGACCCGGCCTTTCATGCCGAACTGGCCGACTTGCACAAACATTATGTCGGTCGTCAGAGCCCGCTTTACTATGCCGAGCGCCTGACCGAAGAGCTGGGCGGCGCGAAAATCTATCTCAAGCGCGAAGAGCTGAACCATACCGGCAGCCACAAGATCAACAACTGCCTTGGCCAGATCCTGCTTGCCAAACGGATGGGAAAAACCCGGATCATCGCCGAAACCGGTGCCGGTCAACACGGGGTGGCCACCGCCACCGTCTGCGCCCGCTTTGGCTTCCCCTGCGAAGTCTATATGGGGGCGACCGATGTGGAGCGTCAGGCGCCGAATGTCTTCCGCATGGAACTGCTTGGCGGCAAGGTCAATCCGGTGACCGCTGGTGCTGGCACCCTCAAGGATGCCATGAACGAAGCCCTGCGCGACTGGGTCACCAATGTCGACAACACCTATTATATCATTGGTACCGCCGCTGGCCCGCATCCTTATCCGCGCCTTGTGCGGGACTTTCAGTCGATCATTGGTCAGGAAGTCAAAGAGCAGATGCAGGCTGCTGAAGGGCGCTTGCCAGACATGCTGGTCGCCTGCCTTGGTGGTGGTTCCAATGCCATTGGCATGTTCCATCCTTTCCTTGAGGATGAAGGCGTTCAGATTGTCGGCGTCGAAGCGGCCGGTCACGGTCTTGATACCGAAGCCCACTGCGCCTCATTGAATGCAGGCAAGCCGGGTGTGTTGCATGGCAACCGTACCTATTTGCTGCAGGATGACGACGGCCAGATCCTGGAAGGCCATTCCATCTCTGCCGGTCTTGATTATCCGGGCATCGGACCGGAACATTCCTACCTGCGCGATTCCGGCCGTGTGGACTATGTCTCGGCCAGCGACAAAGAAGCCCTCGACGCGTTCCAGTTGCTCTGCCGCACCGAAGGCATCATTCCGGCGCTCGAAAGCTCCCACGCCATCGCCGAAGTCATCAAGCGGGCACCGAGCATGGACAAGGACCAGATCATCGTGGTCAACCTGTCCGGACGTGGTGACAAGGATGTCAACACCGTCAGCAAGCATCTCGGCCTTGGCTCGATTTCGGAATAA
- a CDS encoding phosphoribosylanthranilate isomerase: MYVKICGLSTPDMIETCLQAGANWIGFVFFPKSPRHVEYGKAKELVGPVRGKASIVALTVNASDDELEAIDQSINPDIWQLHGSESPQRVADIKARFGRPVMKALAIRDETDLAPIASYEAVCDMLLLDAKPPKEMKTDLPGGNGISFDWQLIKNLKLSKPLILAGGLDPDNVAEAIRLIHPQGVDVSSGVESEPGVKDRQKIIDFVFAAKGAA, encoded by the coding sequence ATGTATGTAAAGATATGCGGGCTATCGACACCGGATATGATCGAGACCTGCCTGCAAGCCGGTGCAAACTGGATTGGGTTTGTGTTTTTTCCAAAAAGCCCGAGGCATGTGGAATATGGGAAAGCGAAGGAACTGGTGGGTCCGGTACGCGGCAAAGCGTCCATAGTCGCCCTCACTGTCAATGCGAGTGACGATGAGCTTGAGGCCATCGACCAGTCGATCAATCCCGATATCTGGCAATTGCACGGGTCTGAATCCCCTCAAAGAGTGGCAGACATCAAGGCGCGCTTCGGCCGTCCGGTCATGAAGGCGCTTGCCATTCGGGATGAAACAGATCTGGCACCCATCGCTTCCTATGAAGCCGTGTGCGACATGCTGTTGTTGGACGCCAAGCCCCCCAAGGAGATGAAAACCGATCTTCCGGGCGGCAATGGCATCAGCTTTGACTGGCAACTGATCAAGAATCTCAAGCTATCGAAACCGCTCATCCTGGCAGGTGGTCTTGACCCGGACAATGTGGCCGAGGCAATCCGCCTGATCCATCCCCAAGGGGTGGATGTGTCATCCGGGGTGGAAAGTGAGCCGGGCGTCAAGGACCGGCAAAAGATCATTGATTTTGTCTTTGCAGCCAAAGGCGCCGCATAA
- a CDS encoding ornithine cyclodeaminase family protein: protein MQFLDAATINRAMNYKALVEALRQAFQARYVTPVRHHHTISLPDQSDATLLLMPAWSDAQANGTSYNGYIGIKMVTVFPDNEVRVSLPSILGAYFLLDQQSGTVRAIMDGPSLTVWRTACASALAADYLARKDAKTLTMVGTGALSEHLIRAHMSVRDIRRIIIWGRNKGKAERVAAGLDGLDVTIEVADDRAKAVAEGDIISCATMATQPLIDGAWLKPGAHLDLVGAFRPDMRESDDQCITRAEVYLDTIAGATKEGGDIVQPLQTGILEPDDIRGDLFGLTQGKCKGRVRDEDITLFKSVGTAIEDLAAARYIYEQMT, encoded by the coding sequence ATGCAGTTTCTGGATGCCGCCACCATCAACCGGGCCATGAATTACAAGGCGCTAGTGGAGGCACTCCGGCAGGCCTTTCAGGCGCGCTATGTGACGCCAGTGCGCCATCATCATACCATTTCCCTGCCGGATCAGTCCGACGCAACCCTGTTGCTAATGCCTGCATGGAGTGATGCTCAAGCCAACGGCACCTCCTACAATGGCTATATCGGCATCAAGATGGTGACAGTCTTCCCGGACAATGAGGTGCGCGTCAGTTTGCCATCGATCCTTGGAGCCTATTTTCTGCTCGATCAACAAAGCGGCACGGTGCGCGCCATTATGGATGGGCCTTCGCTAACAGTCTGGCGCACCGCCTGCGCCTCAGCGCTTGCTGCCGACTATCTGGCGCGCAAGGATGCCAAGACCCTGACCATGGTAGGGACCGGTGCGCTGTCCGAGCATCTGATCCGCGCCCATATGAGCGTGCGCGATATCAGGCGGATCATCATTTGGGGCCGCAATAAAGGCAAGGCCGAACGGGTTGCCGCTGGGCTCGATGGCCTGGATGTGACGATTGAGGTGGCCGATGACCGGGCCAAGGCCGTGGCGGAAGGCGACATCATTTCCTGTGCCACCATGGCAACCCAGCCGTTGATTGATGGTGCATGGCTGAAGCCCGGTGCCCATCTCGATCTGGTCGGCGCCTTCCGGCCGGATATGCGGGAATCGGACGATCAATGCATCACACGTGCCGAGGTCTATCTGGACACGATTGCCGGGGCGACCAAGGAGGGCGGCGATATCGTCCAGCCTCTGCAAACCGGTATTTTGGAGCCTGACGACATTCGCGGTGATCTGTTTGGCCTCACACAGGGTAAATGCAAGGGACGGGTTCGTGACGAAGACATCACCCTGTTCAAGTCGGTTGGCACCGCCATTGAGGATCTGGCCGCGGCACGATATATATACGAACAGATGACCTAG
- a CDS encoding lipopolysaccharide assembly protein LapA domain-containing protein: MKAIKRLFQLLILVPVGIVLVSLAVANRHNVHLALDPFSPEQPALDFSVPLYVVMFGSLLVGILIGGFMAWMKQGRHRRTAREKRYEARKWRNEADRQQKRVEKLTTLPQSDAPALPAPSDDNIARPAA; this comes from the coding sequence ATGAAAGCTATCAAGCGTCTCTTCCAGTTGCTCATACTGGTGCCAGTCGGCATTGTGCTTGTATCGCTGGCGGTTGCGAACCGTCACAATGTCCATCTGGCGCTCGATCCCTTTTCGCCAGAGCAGCCTGCTTTGGACTTCTCGGTCCCGCTCTATGTCGTCATGTTCGGATCCCTTCTGGTGGGCATCCTGATTGGTGGCTTCATGGCTTGGATGAAGCAGGGACGCCACCGCCGCACAGCCCGCGAAAAACGCTATGAAGCACGCAAATGGCGCAATGAAGCCGATCGCCAGCAGAAGCGGGTCGAGAAGCTGACCACGCTACCGCAAAGTGACGCGCCGGCTCTGCCTGCGCCTTCGGACGATAATATCGCCCGCCCGGCGGCCTGA
- a CDS encoding integration host factor subunit beta — translation MIKSELVQTIAEQNPHLYQRDVEHIVNAILDEISDALARGDRVELRGFGAFSVKNRPARVGRNPRTGEKVPVAEKFVPFFKTGKEMRERLNDGEDAGE, via the coding sequence ATGATAAAGTCCGAACTGGTACAGACTATCGCAGAACAGAACCCACATCTCTATCAACGGGATGTTGAGCATATCGTGAATGCCATACTTGATGAAATCTCCGATGCGCTTGCGCGCGGCGACAGGGTCGAGTTGCGTGGCTTCGGGGCCTTTTCTGTCAAGAATCGTCCGGCGCGAGTCGGCCGAAATCCGAGAACCGGTGAGAAAGTACCTGTGGCCGAGAAATTTGTTCCCTTCTTCAAAACCGGCAAGGAAATGCGCGAACGCCTCAATGATGGCGAAGATGCGGGAGAATAA
- the sppA gene encoding signal peptide peptidase SppA, which produces MIFDTDHALERRQMRRKLSIWRIVAILSLILLVAVAGYSVVANSPDLKRNSPHIAKLTIDGVILGEQRKLDLIRKLEQSDAVKGVILSVNSPGGSTSGGEAMYEALSKLAKKKPLVTSMDGIATSAGYMVSLPAERIFARRSTITGSIGVIFQYTDVTKLMNTVGVEMRAIKSTPLKAEPNPFSKRNPEAEAMIQRMIDDSYQWFVDLVANRRPFDRETTLKLADGRVVTGGQAVELQLVDELGGPETAKDWLIKQHDLSADLKVIEWKPAPLRDDLPFGLASKFLSKWVPAPLFDLIDTRKQVGKLDGLVSVWQAQKSEQ; this is translated from the coding sequence ATGATATTCGATACAGACCACGCGCTCGAACGGCGCCAAATGCGCCGCAAACTGTCCATCTGGCGCATTGTTGCCATCCTGTCTCTCATTTTGTTGGTAGCTGTTGCCGGCTACTCGGTTGTGGCCAACAGTCCCGATCTCAAGCGCAACAGCCCGCATATCGCCAAGCTGACAATCGACGGCGTGATTCTCGGGGAACAGCGCAAGCTCGACCTGATCCGCAAGCTCGAGCAAAGCGATGCGGTCAAGGGAGTGATCCTGTCGGTCAACAGTCCCGGCGGTTCCACCTCTGGCGGTGAAGCCATGTATGAGGCCCTGAGCAAGCTGGCCAAGAAAAAACCTCTGGTCACCAGCATGGACGGCATCGCGACCTCTGCTGGCTATATGGTCTCCCTGCCAGCGGAACGGATCTTCGCCCGACGCTCGACCATCACCGGCTCGATTGGTGTGATCTTCCAATATACCGATGTGACCAAGCTGATGAACACGGTGGGAGTTGAAATGCGTGCCATCAAGAGCACGCCCTTGAAGGCGGAGCCGAATCCCTTCTCAAAGCGCAATCCCGAAGCCGAAGCAATGATCCAGCGGATGATTGACGATTCCTATCAATGGTTTGTCGATCTTGTCGCCAACCGCCGTCCTTTCGACAGGGAAACCACCCTCAAGCTGGCTGATGGTCGGGTTGTAACCGGCGGTCAGGCGGTCGAGTTGCAGCTGGTCGATGAGCTCGGAGGGCCGGAAACAGCCAAGGATTGGCTGATCAAACAGCATGATTTGAGCGCCGATCTGAAGGTCATAGAATGGAAGCCTGCCCCACTGCGGGACGACCTTCCGTTCGGTTTGGCCAGCAAATTCCTCTCAAAATGGGTGCCAGCACCACTTTTTGACCTGATTGACACACGAAAACAGGTTGGGAAACTTGACGGACTGGTTTCAGTTTGGCAGGCTCAAAAAAGCGAACAATAA
- the rpsA gene encoding 30S ribosomal protein S1, producing MSDLNPTMDDFAALLDQSFSETEPHEGSVIKGTVVGIEKDMAIIDVGLKVEGRVALKEFGAQAKDGGLEIGSEVEVYLERIENAMGEAVLSRDKARREESWGKLEKAFEAEEKVQGVIFNQVKGGFTVDLDGAVAFLPRSQVDIRPVRDVTPLMHNPQPFQILKMDKRRGNIVVSRRVILEETRAELRTELVQNLKEGQTVEGVVKNITDYGAFVDLGGIDGLLHVTDIAWRRINHPSEVLTIGQTVKVQIVRVNQETHRISLGMKQLEVDPWTEIEQRYPVGSKFTGRVTNITDYGAFLELEPGIEGLIHVSEMSWTKKNVHPGKIVSTSQEVEVMILEVDPVKRRVSLGLKQTLDNPWAVFADKNPAGTVVEGEVKNKTEFGLFIGLESEVDGMVHLSDLDWNRPGEQVLEEYNKGDMVKAVILDVDVDKERISLGIKQLESDPFEEASGDMKRGAIVTCEITEVKENGLEVKVVDSDMTAFIRRGDLARDRGDQRTDRFQVGEKVDARITQFDKKNRKLSVSIKALEVAEEKEAIAQFGSSDAGASLGDILGAALKARDDD from the coding sequence ATGAGCGATCTTAATCCGACCATGGACGATTTTGCCGCGCTGCTCGACCAGTCCTTCAGTGAAACGGAGCCACATGAAGGTTCCGTGATCAAAGGCACGGTTGTCGGCATCGAAAAAGACATGGCAATCATCGATGTTGGCTTGAAAGTCGAAGGCCGTGTTGCGCTGAAGGAGTTTGGTGCACAGGCAAAAGACGGTGGTCTTGAGATTGGCTCCGAGGTTGAAGTCTACCTCGAGCGTATCGAAAATGCGATGGGCGAAGCTGTCCTTTCCCGCGACAAAGCACGTCGTGAAGAGAGCTGGGGCAAGCTGGAAAAAGCCTTCGAAGCAGAAGAAAAAGTTCAGGGTGTCATCTTCAACCAGGTCAAAGGCGGCTTCACCGTCGATCTGGATGGCGCTGTTGCCTTCCTGCCGCGCTCCCAGGTGGATATCCGCCCGGTTCGCGACGTGACCCCACTGATGCACAACCCACAGCCTTTCCAGATCCTGAAAATGGACAAGCGTCGTGGCAACATCGTTGTGTCTCGCCGTGTCATTCTGGAAGAGACCCGCGCCGAACTGCGCACCGAGCTGGTTCAGAACCTCAAAGAAGGCCAGACCGTCGAGGGTGTTGTCAAAAACATCACCGACTATGGTGCATTTGTGGATCTGGGTGGCATCGACGGCCTGCTGCACGTCACCGACATTGCATGGCGCCGCATCAACCATCCAAGCGAAGTGTTGACCATCGGCCAGACCGTCAAGGTTCAGATCGTTCGCGTCAATCAGGAAACGCACCGCATTTCCCTCGGCATGAAGCAGCTTGAAGTTGATCCATGGACCGAGATCGAACAGCGTTACCCTGTTGGTTCCAAATTCACCGGTCGCGTGACCAACATCACCGATTACGGCGCATTCCTTGAACTGGAGCCAGGCATCGAAGGCCTGATCCACGTTTCTGAAATGTCTTGGACCAAGAAGAACGTTCATCCGGGCAAAATCGTTTCCACCTCTCAGGAAGTGGAAGTGATGATCCTGGAAGTCGATCCTGTGAAACGCCGCGTATCCCTCGGCCTGAAACAGACTCTCGACAATCCATGGGCTGTCTTTGCTGACAAAAACCCAGCCGGCACCGTTGTCGAAGGCGAAGTCAAGAACAAGACCGAATTCGGTCTCTTCATCGGCCTCGAAAGCGAAGTCGACGGCATGGTTCACCTGTCCGATCTGGACTGGAACCGTCCTGGCGAGCAGGTTCTCGAAGAATACAACAAAGGCGATATGGTCAAAGCCGTCATCCTCGATGTGGATGTCGACAAAGAGCGTATTTCCCTTGGCATCAAGCAGCTTGAAAGCGATCCGTTCGAGGAAGCTTCCGGCGACATGAAGCGTGGTGCAATCGTAACCTGTGAAATCACCGAAGTGAAAGAAAACGGTCTCGAAGTCAAAGTTGTTGACAGCGACATGACCGCCTTCATTCGCCGTGGTGACCTTGCTCGTGACCGTGGCGACCAGCGCACCGACCGCTTCCAGGTTGGTGAAAAAGTCGACGCACGCATCACCCAGTTCGACAAGAAAAACCGCAAACTGTCCGTCTCCATCAAGGCGCTGGAAGTTGCAGAAGAGAAAGAAGCCATTGCACAGTTCGGGTCTTCCGATGCTGGCGCATCCCTTGGCGACATTCTCGGTGCTGCACTGAAAGCCCGCGACGACGACTAA